GTGAGTTGATTGATGAAATATTCACAAGGTTACCAGTGAAATCCCTCCTTCGATTTAGAACTCTTTCTAAATCAATTTGTGCCCGTATATCTAGCCCTGATTTCATCCGCAAGCACGCACTGCAATCTCCTCCAAAATACTTGATTCGGCACAGGTATTTTGACTGCCATGAAAACTTCGACTACTACACAGTACATTCAGAAGACCAATTACCATTGCGTAATTCGGGTGGATACAATGACGAAACAACATTTAAGTTTCCCTACAGAGATACCTTTAAAATAGGAGGTTCATGTAATGGTATACTTTGTGTTTATGAAAAAGCTGCATATTCTTACTACTTTGTCCTATGGAACCCTTCTATTAGACGCAAACTTACACTACCCGAAGTTCCTTTTGAGGATCCTATTGGTTCTGATAAAGTTTCAGTGGGGTTTGGTTTCGACTCACTTAATAATGACTACAAGATTGTGTGGTTTTCAATTGCAGAGTATAGACTACCTTCAGTATGTTAGTTTGTCTA
The sequence above is drawn from the Erigeron canadensis isolate Cc75 chromosome 4, C_canadensis_v1, whole genome shotgun sequence genome and encodes:
- the LOC122597602 gene encoding F-box/kelch-repeat protein At3g23880-like — translated: MSDYISSELIDEIFTRLPVKSLLRFRTLSKSICARISSPDFIRKHALQSPPKYLIRHRYFDCHENFDYYTVHSEDQLPLRNSGGYNDETTFKFPYRDTFKIGGSCNGILCVYEKAAYSYYFVLWNPSIRRKLTLPEVPFEDPIGSDKVSVGFGFDSLNNDYKIVWFSIAEYRLPSVLASDNSWIWVLREEHDDTSCWSVYSESHGDVYKRERDKFYELSTTGDFLLQNYYTTPEVYNLETETKALQMRIEDSPNVEIEKYVESLELLGAGLLGKGKAAIFCSN